ATACTCCGGCGAGGCCATGGCCGCAACCTCAACCAGAGTTGCCGTCGCTCAGATGACTTCTGTCAACGATCTCTCCGCCAATTTCGCCACCTGTTCTCGCCTTGTCAaggttttcttattttttttcaatttgttAATTCCTTGATTTTTACAATGATTGGTTTAATCATGCAATTAGTTAATCTGATTTCGTTgaacaattttatttattttaattaataataataagaattgAAGAGGTAAGCAAATTGAGTTCGCGTTGGTGAATTGTATGATTGATtgcaatttaatttatttaatttcgtTTTGTCTGTGTAATTGGATTGTATTCGGGTGTTTGGGAAATGGGGAAAATGCCCTTGGCCTATGGCTAGACTTAGTATCCAGGTGCATCGAAGAAATTTGCATAATGGCATACTTCTCATCTAGGTTgctttaaattaattttatttccaTTTCTTTAAAATTTCAAAGCTAAAATGGGCAAAATTTGCTACTTTGGATCATTGGATGATTATTATGATTTCAGTCACCTACCTTTATCTGTTTATCTGTTTAGTTCAGGAACTTCTGCTCTTTTTTTGTCTAATAGCACGAATAAGGCAATTATTTCGCTACATCATTCTGCTGTTTGATTGAGTACCGTGAACTTCTAGAGTTCTAGCGGCCTGTTTGATTGCCGGTAATAAATGGTGGGAATTAGAATAAATCCTAGTGTTATTTGGCAAGAAAATAACATCATgatgtccatggtaatgaaattttgtctcaagctttgtgtttttcttcataaatttgcatttTCACCTAATACCACTCCTCAAATGGGatggtaatgaaaatttataaagaaaaagagataattttgagtaaactagcattaccatgggaatggatattgattttccttacaaatttacatacaaattcattcccattgacaccatttaTGGCCGACTACCAAACGGGCCGTAGGTGTATTAGTCCACTACCTTGTTAGCCTTTTGACTGGAGCTGTGTTTTGGCTTTGTATCTTTATGTCATGTTGTTAAGAGTGAATCCATATGTGAGTATTGGACTAGTTATCCCACGTTGGAGAAATCGAATTAGATGACCGCCTTACCATAGTCTGACCGTGTGATTTCAAAAGTAGGTATAACCGTTGTTGGAACCTCGAGACTCTAAAGTTCAGCTGACAATGATGTTACCCAATGAAGTCAGTGTGTTTTACGTTTAACAACAGATTCCTCTATGGGAACTTAACCTTCAATCCATATTTTTTTGGAAGATAGAATCTCTAATTTTACCTTCAGATACTAAATTACTAATCCAATCATGTGCACTATATGGAATGTACAAGGAGGCCAGGAAATCGTACTTGTTCACCGCTGCTATTTAATGTTCTGGCTTTGGTTGAAATGCTCAAAGGGTTATCCAAACGCTCCAAAGCACCAAGTTCTTAGTAATAATGGCCATGTCGGGTGAATGATCAAGGTATCAACCCAGGGATTTGGTTTTAATGATCTTGTTTAAGTGGAACCAATATCCCAACCTGCAGATAACTATGGACAGATGAAGAGTGGCCGACATACCTTGGTATTTTAGTATAGTGTATGCAAGCTCCAACCAAACTTATAGTGATTTTATATGGGAAAGTTAATTTTAGTGATTTTATATGGGAAAGTTAATGTATACAATACGTGGGAACTTTGAGAGAGCTGCTTGCTAGATTCAATTAATGGGTTGAGGATACAAATTTGCTTGATATAAAGTTTCCTGGTTCTCCCATACTTGGGATCGCGGAAACTCAATTGAAAACAAAGTGCTACACTTGACCAAGCCCTctgtattgaaaatggagtttagATGCCCAAGTAAAGCACTTGCCAGCTTTACAACCAGATCATTGTCCAACTTTATCTCACCTAATGACTTTGTCCCCTTAAAATCCATTACCGATCCTCCGTATTTAAGTGGCATGTATTTTACATGAAAGTTTTTGAGAAGTGCAAGAAAATTGGGAATTCCCTCTTTGAACATTTTTGGATGACCTTTAGAATCGTGCTGTAATTTGAGTAAAACAGACTTTGATAGCTTGAATAACAGATTAACAGGCATTCAGTACTCTTGTGGAAGGTTGAAATACTCAAAAAGTAGGAGGCTCACCTTTGAGTAGGATGAAAAACTGGGGTGGTTTACCAAAAGGAAGATTGTCATAAAATTAGCTCTCAGACTGACCCGTTGAGAGGATGATGGTATTATAATTTATGACATTTGTAGGCAAGAACTTGGAGGTCATCTAGCATGATGGTTGATCATTCATGATTGAATTTTAACTAATGCTGATCGTTTCAAATGTAATATGTGGAGCAGGCAAAGAAAACTCATCATGTTGCGTCTTGTCATTGTTATGGTATCCTGGTGGAGTAGTGGTAGATGCTCCAGTTAGTCTTCATATTATCTTTGATGGAAACCTACAGGATAGGGTCATAGTATATTTTTAAAGATGATGGGGAAAATTCTCTGAATTATGGACTCCTACAGTCCTACTTTATTGTTACCATTTAAAGCTGATGCTAATTGACATAGTTGTTTTTGAAGCAGAAGTCTGTTTTAGGTAGAAATCTTCTCCCAAGGGATGGTCTGCCAGGAATGGTAGAGGAATTATTCATGAAAATCAAGGACTATGCAGGTTCAATTTCACAGTCAACTTTGGCATGTACCACTACCACCATAAGTGCTAAGATGATGGTGGTAAAAAGGGTATAGAGCTGGCTCGTGAGATTAGAATTGTAAGGCTTATGATTAAGATGGATAACCAAGCTTGTATCACAATGCCACAAAATGATATACTTTATGGGGGAGAAAGCGTTAATATCATTAGCATTGTCATTTGTGGTAAAGGTAGCTGGATTAGGAGAATAATTAGTGCATTGTTATCGCAAAGGACTGAACCACGGATTGGTTGACGAATTGAAGAGTTGAGCAAGTTAACAAGATCACAGTATTGTTGCCACTTTACGGCTTCTTAGTTCGCCAAGTGACCAAATTTCGCCATACGGCCGCATGTCATCCACAAAAACAGCACAATCTGCATTAGTAAAAATCTTAACATCTCCGCAGTCTTCTTGAAAAAAAAACCTTGTCCAGCTGTCATCTTCAAGTATCTTAAAATTCTGTGAACTAAATCCATGTGCTTCTTTTCGATCATTCATAAATTGGCTTACAGTCACCGGAAAACTGATATATGGTGTAGTGTAGTGTGTGAGAGACAAATGAATTTCCCAGCCAATCTTTGGTACTTTCCTTTGTCGACAGGTGAGTAGCCATCATCTGCTGGTTTGCATCAAtctgtattttttttataacatcTAACACACTGTGAGACTGATATTACCCTTTAAAGACCTTTCCACCTCCATACGATTAAAGTACTTCAGGTAGCGTGAGTCTTTATAATTTCAAATTCTTCAGGAAAGCTTCAGTAACTCTTCATCATGATCACCTGTTAAGATGATGTCATCAACATAAACAGTAGGGATTTCTATTTTCCCAGGGAGTGAGTGCTTGACAACTTAGTGTGGTCACTCTGACATTGCCCAAACCTGAACTTCTTCATAGCGCTAGTAAACCTGTCAAACCATGCTATTGGTGATTGTTTGAGGCCATAAAATAATTTCTCAAGTTTGCAAACGTTTCCAAAATTTTGCTGGAGTATTATATCCAGGATGTCCAAGAAGTATCTCCACGTAGACTTCTTTGTTTAGACCCCCATTGAGAAGCAATTAAAAATTTGAGCTGATATAATTATTAGCCACTCCAGGCCAGGAGTCAAGTGACAATTCCACTTGAACGATGTCGAGTTTAGCTACAAGGGGAATTCTTTTCCCTGGTAATCCCTTAGCTACTAGTCTTGCATTCAACTTCATGTATAATTTGGAATCCTTAGATTTGACTCTGCATCTTCAGGCtttaagtttgtatttttggtttTCCAGTTAAATTCAACTTTATGTTTTTTTCCCTTCATACATCAACGTCTGCCATATGCTTTAGTCGATATTCTTTCTGACAGTATTGGAGTTCAAAcattttgttttgaaatttcaTAGGAAGCAGCAGCTGCTGGGGCCAAATTGCTTTGCTTCCCAGAGAGTTTCTCATATGTGGGTGCTAATCTAGGGGATAGTGTTAAAATTGGGGAACCATTAGATGGACCAATAATGCAAGGATACTGCAGTCTTGCCAGGTGAGTTGCTATCATCCATGGGATTTTATGTTATTACTATTTTTATGCCTATTGACCACTGATCAGATGAATATTACTTTTAGCTTGTACAAATTATATTGTTCCCCTTTGGCCTGGCTTTAGATACTTTCACCATATGATTCTTCCAAGGctttgattccaaattaatgtGTGGGTTTGGGGAAATGTTATAGTTTGAGACAAAGTTAGACATTTCCTAAAGGTGAATGCCTTTTCTCTTCCGCTTCTTTTGACTGATTTCCTTTGCATTGATTGCAGAGAGTCTCAAATATGGTTGTCTCTTGGAGGTTTTCAGGAAAAAGGTTCTGATGATTCTCATTTGTGTAACACGCATGTGATAGTTGATGATACAGGAGAAGTCAGAAGCAAATACCGTAAAATACACTTGTATGTTGTACGGCTTTCTTTCAAGTAGTTAACTTACTTTCTGTTTGTCAAGCACTAGTGTATCGTTTACTATAAGAACCAGCATCATGCGAGTGGAGAGCTGTTTGAAGCAATCCTGCACTTAGTTTTAGTTTTAAACTTTCAGTTTTCCCTTACGTGTGAGTAACTTCTGCTGTAGAAAGTAATTATTGAGTTGAGTATCGGAGGATCTTAAAACTGTGcgtaatatatttttattttgtttgaaatcaCAAAACCATCGGACTTTTATCCCTTCTGTTGTCTCCCAGTAGCACAATATCTCCCTATTCAGGATCCTGATTGATGTGATAACATGCCCATAAAGACCAAAATAGACGAAGGAAAAAAGTAACACGAAGTGGAAAGACAATTTGTGTACTTTTGGGGGGAGGAGGTTAAGCAGCTAGAAGGTAATCAATCGAGATCATTGAGTAGCTTATTGCTTTGTAGGTTTGATGTGGATGTCCCTGGTGGAATGGTTTATAAGGAAAGCAGCTTCACAGAAGCAGGTTTGCTCCACTTTGGTCTTCATATCTTTTtgtcttattttttttgttattttaaatGGCAATTTTCCTTTCCCTTGTTTCAATTGTTTGGTAGTTCCCACTTCCTTTATTACCGATATAACTTTTGATCAAATGAATTAGGAACCTATGTCGCAATGAGTACCTTGTCAAGTTGATTTCCCTTGAGAAGCACAGTAGCAGACTATATAAATTAGTAAGTGTAAGTTTAAATCACACTTCATCAGTAAATTGAGCATCTTTAAGTGATTGTCTACCAAAAACGTAGAGAACTTAAATGTTTTAACTTGCTAAGCtgcgtggcatatttaattctAGAATACTTGTATGAAGAAAAATCCATAATAATTCCAACTTAATAGCTTTCATCTCCTAGGATCTCTACAGATTATGCTGTTTTGGTGATATACCCCAGGAACGGATGTTGTGGCAGTGGACAGTCCCTGTGGACGCTTGGGCCTCACTGTTTGCTACGATTTACGATTTCCGGAGCTGTATGAGTGCTTACGGTTTCAACATCAAGCGCAAGTATGAGCAAAGTTGCACCTTTTTGCTGTGAATTTTAAGTTGGTGCAACTACTGCGCTATCTACTTACATATTGTTTAACATTCAGGTTCTATTGGTACCTTCAGCATTCACTAAAATAACTGGTCAAGCCCACTGGGAGATACTTCTTCGTGCTCGTGCCATTGAAACTCAATGCTATGTAAGGGCTCAAATTTCCACCCATCTTGGCTTTCCCTTCTGTGGCTTAGTTTTTCTCTTTGTGGCATCATGATGTTTCACTGTTTTAGCATCACTAGTTTGAAGCTGCGAAATTTTGTTGTACTTTGTAGAAACATGTGTTAAGTTCTGCCCGAAAACTCATGCAATAACCATTATCATGTCTCACATTTGATCAATAAATTTTGGTTCTGGTTTGACAAATCTTAGTTGATATGAATAAAAAAGCTGGTGAATCTCAACTAAAAAGCGTCAAAGGGGCTTTTACCATGAATATGACACAATATATGGACGAAGTTTATAGAAGTTCATATATACTTCTAGCAGTCTTAACATCCTCCATCCTCCATCCTGGGGATTTAACCATCATTATGTTGTTTGGCCATCTAGTTTTTGCAGTACCAATCTCTTATCCATTCAAATTTGTGCATCTATCTAGGATAGTCAAGAAGACAAACAGTTCAATACCACAATGAAAAAACCAGTTACTTTAGGATGTAGACGGCGGAAACATAGACCAGCTTGTTAGACCATGATCAGACAGCTGAGGTGTAACCCGTGTAAGGGCATAATTTCTAGAAATACTGGGAGTATCGTGGATGCTTTCTCAATTCCTTGTCCTTTGCTTCTGTCAAATACCTTTCACATAATAAACCTACCTCCTGATGTAACTTGTAAGTTAGCATGCTAGCTGGGTTGAATCGACTCCTGATTTTTTCTTTAACCTTCAGCAACAACTCCATATAAGATATCTTTAAAATATTGTATCCATTTAAATTAGGTTGATTCAATCTGACTCCCAAAATTAGCTATTATTCACATTTTCAAAACAATGAGCATTGACAAATTACAAGAACATGTCATGTAATGTAAAGTCAGAATTTAGATATTCAGTTGCATGCTGCCGATATCGGTTGCCTTACCATTGCTAGTAATTGTTTTAGCTGGTTTTATTGGAAAGTACATTTGGTTTCGGGACTGTTGGATTGATGACATGTCTAGAGCTACTAGGTTGATGCTTTACATACTATCAGAGGTCTTGAGTCTCGAGTATGACATGCTTGATACTTCAGTAAATTGCCTTAGGACGAAGCCTCATGAGAGGCAGTGGGGGTATGCTATTTTGAGCTATATGGAGCATACCTGTTTTGGTTTTGCTATGTGGCTAACTCGTAGAATTTACTGCAG
This sequence is a window from Spinacia oleracea cultivar Varoflay chromosome 1, BTI_SOV_V1, whole genome shotgun sequence. Protein-coding genes within it:
- the LOC110789658 gene encoding deaminated glutathione amidase, chloroplastic/cytosolic: MLAVGPSLTSASFPFITKSNFTTILSNHVGTRASYSGEAMAATSTRVAVAQMTSVNDLSANFATCSRLVKEAAAAGAKLLCFPESFSYVGANLGDSVKIGEPLDGPIMQGYCSLARESQIWLSLGGFQEKGSDDSHLCNTHVIVDDTGEVRSKYRKIHLFDVDVPGGMVYKESSFTEAGTDVVAVDSPCGRLGLTVCYDLRFPELYECLRFQHQAQVLLVPSAFTKITGQAHWEILLRARAIETQCYMIAAAQAGRHNEKRESYGDSLIIDPWGTVVGRLPDKLSTGIAVADIDFSFIESVRMKMPVDKQRKPIDFWKSSSL